The genomic DNA TGGCTGACTTCACGGGCACCGCTGTCGATGCTGCCCGATGCTGACGAGACGGCGGCAAGCGTGTCGGCGAGCTGGGCGACAGCCTGGTTCAGGTCGTGACGCAGCTGCTCGAAATCGGGCGAGAAGGGTTCGTTGAGCTGGAAGGCGAGATCGCCCGAAGCAAGGCGGCGCAGGCCGCTCGCAAGACCGGCGGTGGCTTCCTGAAGGCGGCGCTGGGCTGCTGCTTCCGCTTCTTCCGTCACGCGCAGACGCTCGGCTTCCGCCTTGGCGCGCTGTGTCTGGGCGTCGGCTTCGAGATGCTGATTGGCGATCGCCGCCTGGCGGAAGACCTCGACCGCACGGGCCATCTCGCCGATTTCGTCCTTGCGGGCACCATAGGGGATGCTGCTGTCGGTGTCACCTTCGGCAAGGCGTGCCATCGAGCGGGTGATGATCTGGATCGGGCGAGCGATGCCGCGCACGGCATAGAGGATGGCGCCGAGCACGATGACGGCGGCAAGGGCGATGACGCCGATCTCGATCATGCGGATCTGGTCATGCGTGGCCGAGCTTGCGGCAACGGCGGCATCCGCGCCGGTGAGGTTCAGCGCCCGCATTTCCTTGATCGCCTCGTCGACCTTGCCTTCGGTCTCGCGCATCTCGACCTTGAAGACGCTCTGCGCCTTCATGTTCTCGAGGTTGTTGGAGAGCTTGACCATGCCTTCGGCGACGGAGAGATAGGCCTGATAGGCAGTCCGGACATTGTCGAGCGCCGCCTTGTCGGCATCGGTGACCATCAGGCTCGAATATTCGTCGGCGAGCTTGTTGAAGCCTCCGACGGTCTCACCGATGACCTTTTCCGCTGCCTTCTTTTCAAACGGCGTCAGGGAAATCAGATGGCGGGCAAACGCCATGCGGGTATCGGAAAGCTGCGTTTCGAGCGCGCGGGAAAGCGAGACGCGCGGTAGCCAGGTGGTGGCGATCTCGTTGTTGCGCTCGTTCATCATCTTGATG from Ensifer adhaerens includes the following:
- a CDS encoding HAMP domain-containing methyl-accepting chemotaxis protein encodes the protein MSRLKISHTLIALFLVVAVIVSALAVSSLGGIKMMNERNNEIATTWLPRVSLSRALETQLSDTRMAFARHLISLTPFEKKAAEKVIGETVGGFNKLADEYSSLMVTDADKAALDNVRTAYQAYLSVAEGMVKLSNNLENMKAQSVFKVEMRETEGKVDEAIKEMRALNLTGADAAVAASSATHDQIRMIEIGVIALAAVIVLGAILYAVRGIARPIQIITRSMARLAEGDTDSSIPYGARKDEIGEMARAVEVFRQAAIANQHLEADAQTQRAKAEAERLRVTEEAEAAAQRRLQEATAGLASGLRRLASGDLAFQLNEPFSPDFEQLRHDLNQAVAQLADTLAAVSSASGSIDSGAREVSQSADDLSRRTEQQAASLEETAAALDQITVNVGNSSKRTHEARSVAGQANESARKSGAIVSGAVDAMGRIEHSSSQISNIIGVIDEIAFQTNLLALNAGVEAARAGDAGKGFAVVAQEVRELAQRSANAAKEIKDLIRNSAVEVESGVRLVRETGEALRTIEGFIVTINQHMDAIAVSAQEQSAGLSEVNTAVNQMDQVTQQNAAMVEEANAASATLAQEAGRLRELIARFTLAEAGGHGYAQSTNGARWAA